One Rhodoferax ferrireducens T118 DNA segment encodes these proteins:
- a CDS encoding HlyD family type I secretion periplasmic adaptor subunit: MAWFNEKAFERTGALVKRAAGASEATFGPLIKRLTPVDEPDQLDWAGDADWARLQQEPLRAKRLLRLAAVALLVMVIWAAFAQIDEVTRGEARVVPTSQVQIIQSVDGGVVEALLVHEGQIVEAGQLMLRVDPTRFVSNMLESRVGQLALQAKVLRLEALTRGTAFNPPAELMRDAPDVVAQEMRLYESRRAEINAQTFISQNQLVQRQQELNEVRARRDQAVRSLELMTKEINATRPMIATGAVSEVEVLRLERQVAGLRGDSEQATAQISRVQSSILEATRKIEEVQLTSRNQMSAELSDAMSKLASLSQGGLALQDKVKHADIKSPVRGTVKRLLVNTVGAVVQPGKEVVEVVPLDDTLILEVQITPKDIGFLRPEQEATVKFSAYDFSIYGGLTADVVNIGADSVLDEKGNAFYHVRVRTRKSSLGPSLPVIPGMVAQVDILTGKKTVLSYLLKPVLRAKANAMTER; this comes from the coding sequence ATGGCTTGGTTCAACGAAAAAGCCTTTGAACGCACCGGTGCCCTGGTCAAGCGCGCGGCGGGGGCCAGCGAGGCCACTTTTGGCCCTTTGATCAAGCGGCTCACGCCGGTCGATGAGCCAGATCAGCTCGACTGGGCGGGTGACGCCGACTGGGCTCGCCTGCAGCAAGAGCCCTTGCGCGCCAAGCGCTTGCTGCGCCTGGCCGCCGTGGCGTTGTTGGTGATGGTGATCTGGGCCGCTTTTGCCCAAATTGATGAAGTCACCCGTGGGGAGGCCCGCGTTGTGCCAACCAGCCAGGTTCAAATTATTCAGAGCGTGGATGGCGGTGTGGTGGAGGCGCTGCTTGTCCATGAGGGCCAGATCGTCGAAGCCGGCCAACTGATGCTGCGCGTGGATCCCACCCGCTTCGTTTCCAATATGCTGGAGAGTCGCGTCGGCCAACTCGCCCTGCAGGCCAAAGTACTGCGACTTGAGGCACTGACGCGTGGCACCGCCTTCAATCCGCCCGCGGAGCTGATGCGAGATGCCCCCGACGTTGTTGCGCAGGAAATGCGACTGTACGAGTCGCGTCGGGCCGAGATCAATGCCCAGACCTTCATTTCCCAAAACCAGCTGGTCCAGCGTCAGCAGGAGTTGAATGAAGTCCGCGCCCGCCGCGACCAGGCTGTTCGAAGCCTGGAGCTGATGACCAAAGAGATCAACGCCACGCGTCCCATGATTGCGACCGGGGCCGTCTCCGAGGTTGAGGTGCTCCGTCTGGAACGCCAAGTCGCCGGCCTGCGCGGCGACAGCGAGCAGGCCACCGCACAGATCTCGCGCGTGCAGTCGTCCATTCTGGAGGCGACCCGCAAAATTGAAGAAGTGCAACTCACCAGCCGCAACCAGATGAGTGCCGAGCTCTCCGACGCCATGAGCAAGCTTGCCAGCCTGTCCCAAGGCGGGCTGGCCCTGCAAGACAAGGTCAAGCACGCCGACATCAAATCCCCCGTGCGCGGTACCGTCAAGCGCCTGCTGGTCAACACTGTTGGTGCGGTCGTGCAACCCGGCAAGGAGGTGGTGGAGGTGGTGCCGCTGGACGACACGCTGATTCTGGAAGTGCAAATTACCCCCAAGGACATCGGCTTCCTGCGCCCGGAGCAAGAAGCCACGGTCAAGTTCAGCGCCTATGACTTCTCCATTTATGGAGGGCTGACGGCCGATGTAGTCAATATCGGCGCCGACTCGGTGCTCGACGAAAAAGGCAACGCCTTCTACCACGTACGGGTACGTACACGCAAATCCAGCCTGGGCCCCAGTCTGCCCGTCATTCCTGGTATGGTGGCCCAAGTGGACATCCTCACTGGTAAAAAAACCGTGCTGTCTTATCTGCTCAAACCCGTGTTGCGTGCCAAAGCCAACGCCATGACAGAACGATGA
- a CDS encoding type I secretion system permease/ATPase, producing MWNLEGAGSLSPTVTASDELLDCLLIVARAHGEVPTRDALMAGLPAEHSRLTPGLFSRAARRAHLSSQLVSCPLTGLKAVLLPAIALLQGERACVVLGFNEDRSRANVVYPELGDAPVQVPLSTLEADYLGTSIYARPTQRFDARTPEVRAGRHGHWFWGVIGESRPLYRDVLLAALLANLFALGMPLFTMNVYDRVVPNHAFETLWVLALGLLLMLISDLVLRTMRGRFVDLASSRADVKLSAFIMERVLGMRMEQRPASAGSFASNLRAFESVRDFIGSATVVAFIDLPFALIFMVVIGLISWLMLIPLCIGAAIMVLYALAVQGRMHELAETTYRAGAQRNATLIEGLVGFETLKALAAEAPIQRKWEKSAALLARVGAQLRLLSSTASNTSAFVQQFINLAIVIIGVYLISERDLTMGGLIACTMLASRAMAPVGQVAGLLVQYHTAATALTSLNEMMAREVERPEGTSFISRGRLKGALEFRDVSFTYPGQSTPSLRNLTFSIKPGEKVAILGRIGSGKTTLEKLILGLYLPSEGAVLVDGIDLRQLDPAELRRQIGYVQQDVMLFYGSLRENITLGAPLADDAAIIKAAEIGGIIGLVNQHPKGFDMLVGERGESLSGGQRQGVAIARAVINDPPIMLLDEPTSSMDYSSEDDIKRRLTEYAQGKTVVLISHRTSLLDLADRIIVMDGGRIMADGPKEQVVTALRQGRIGKAT from the coding sequence ATGTGGAATTTGGAGGGCGCCGGCAGCTTGTCGCCTACAGTGACTGCCAGCGATGAGTTGCTGGATTGTTTACTGATCGTCGCGCGAGCTCACGGTGAAGTACCTACTCGTGACGCGCTCATGGCGGGTCTGCCAGCCGAGCATTCCCGCCTGACCCCTGGACTGTTCTCGCGTGCCGCCCGTCGTGCACACCTCAGCAGCCAGTTGGTGTCCTGCCCATTGACCGGTCTCAAAGCGGTCCTTTTACCAGCCATTGCGCTGCTGCAAGGGGAACGCGCTTGCGTGGTACTGGGTTTTAATGAAGATCGCAGTCGGGCCAACGTGGTCTACCCCGAACTGGGCGATGCCCCGGTCCAGGTGCCTCTGTCTACATTAGAGGCCGACTACCTGGGTACTTCAATCTATGCGCGGCCGACCCAACGTTTTGACGCGCGCACGCCCGAAGTGCGCGCTGGTCGGCATGGGCACTGGTTCTGGGGCGTGATTGGCGAAAGCCGTCCGCTTTACCGCGACGTGCTGCTGGCCGCCCTGCTGGCCAATCTGTTTGCCCTGGGCATGCCCCTGTTCACGATGAATGTGTATGACCGCGTGGTGCCCAACCACGCGTTTGAAACCCTGTGGGTGCTGGCGCTGGGCCTGCTGCTCATGCTGATCAGCGACCTGGTGTTGCGCACCATGCGCGGTCGTTTTGTTGACCTGGCCAGCAGCCGGGCCGACGTCAAGTTGTCGGCCTTCATCATGGAGCGCGTGCTGGGCATGCGCATGGAGCAACGTCCGGCCTCGGCGGGGTCGTTTGCTTCCAATCTGCGCGCCTTCGAGTCGGTGCGTGACTTTATTGGCTCGGCGACGGTCGTGGCCTTTATCGACCTGCCGTTCGCACTGATCTTCATGGTCGTCATCGGCTTGATCTCCTGGCTCATGCTCATTCCCCTTTGCATCGGTGCGGCCATCATGGTGCTTTATGCACTGGCCGTGCAGGGCCGCATGCACGAACTGGCCGAAACCACTTACCGCGCAGGCGCCCAGCGCAACGCCACCCTGATAGAGGGCCTGGTCGGGTTTGAAACCCTCAAGGCGCTTGCGGCCGAGGCGCCCATTCAGCGCAAATGGGAAAAAAGCGCCGCCCTGCTGGCCCGCGTGGGCGCGCAGCTGCGCTTGCTCTCCAGTACCGCCAGCAACACCTCGGCTTTTGTGCAGCAGTTCATCAATCTGGCCATCGTCATCATTGGTGTGTACCTGATATCAGAACGTGATCTCACCATGGGCGGCCTGATTGCCTGCACCATGCTGGCATCCCGCGCGATGGCGCCGGTGGGACAGGTGGCCGGCTTGCTGGTGCAGTACCACACCGCCGCCACCGCGCTGACCTCGCTGAACGAAATGATGGCGCGCGAAGTCGAGCGCCCCGAGGGCACCTCCTTCATCAGCCGTGGACGACTGAAAGGCGCTCTCGAATTTCGCGATGTCAGCTTCACCTACCCCGGCCAAAGCACGCCGTCGTTGCGTAACCTGACGTTCAGCATCAAACCCGGTGAAAAAGTGGCGATTTTGGGGCGCATCGGCTCGGGCAAGACCACGCTTGAAAAGCTCATCCTCGGTTTGTACCTTCCGTCCGAAGGCGCCGTACTGGTTGACGGTATTGATTTGCGCCAACTCGACCCCGCCGAACTCCGGCGCCAAATTGGCTATGTCCAGCAAGACGTCATGTTGTTCTACGGTAGCCTGCGTGAGAACATCACTCTGGGTGCCCCACTGGCAGACGACGCCGCCATCATCAAGGCGGCTGAAATCGGCGGCATTATCGGCCTTGTGAATCAGCACCCCAAAGGCTTTGACATGCTGGTTGGTGAGCGGGGCGAGTCTTTGTCGGGCGGGCAACGCCAGGGCGTTGCCATCGCGCGGGCGGTCATCAACGACCCGCCCATCATGCTGCTGGACGAGCCCACCTCGTCCATGGATTACTCCAGCGAAGATGACATCAAGCGCCGGCTAACCGAGTATGCGCAAGGAAAAACCGTGGTGCTGATCAGCCACCGCACCTCGCTGCTGGACCTGGCAGACCGCATCATCGTCATGGATGGTGGCCGCATCATGGCCGACGGTCCCAAAGAGCAGGTGGTTACTGCGCTGCGCCAAGGGCGCATCGGAAAGGCTACCTGA
- a CDS encoding MFS transporter, with protein MTPTELRASFSLASIFALRMLGLFLILPVFAIEAAKYPGGDDLALIGLTMGLYGLTQAMLQFLYGMASDRLGRKRVIIFGLLLFAVGSFVAAWAPSLTWLAIGRAVQGAGAVSAAVTALLADQTRDEVRTKSMALVGISIGLMFALSLVAAPLLVAMVGLGGLFALTGVLALLGVAVVIWWVPAEPQQHKDMPRGGLLEVLRLPALLRLNFGVFVLHAVQLAMWMAVPAMLVQAGLARDHHWWVYLPAVLGSFVVMGGSLFQLERRGYLRAVFLISIGLTAAVQLGLLLLASSTPSVGVMVALLFVFFYGFNVLEASQPSMVSRMAPAHARGAAMGVYNTLQSLGLFAGGVMGGWLVKHVGAPGLFAVCAGLMLLWLLVAWPMSALAVQAPGLAPKAG; from the coding sequence ATGACGCCGACCGAGTTGCGCGCCAGTTTTTCGCTGGCCAGCATCTTTGCCCTGCGCATGCTGGGGCTGTTTCTTATATTGCCGGTGTTTGCCATTGAGGCCGCCAAATACCCCGGTGGCGACGATCTGGCCCTGATCGGCCTGACCATGGGGCTCTATGGCTTGACCCAGGCCATGCTGCAATTCCTTTATGGCATGGCTTCCGATCGGCTCGGGCGCAAACGGGTCATCATTTTCGGCTTGCTGCTGTTTGCCGTCGGCAGTTTTGTCGCCGCCTGGGCGCCCAGCCTGACCTGGCTGGCGATTGGGCGGGCCGTGCAGGGCGCCGGCGCCGTGTCCGCTGCGGTGACCGCCTTGCTGGCCGACCAGACCCGTGACGAGGTCCGCACCAAATCGATGGCGCTGGTGGGCATCAGCATCGGGTTGATGTTTGCGCTGTCTTTGGTGGCTGCGCCTTTGCTGGTGGCTATGGTCGGGCTGGGCGGGCTGTTTGCCCTGACCGGCGTGCTGGCGCTGCTGGGCGTGGCGGTGGTGATCTGGTGGGTGCCGGCTGAGCCACAGCAGCATAAAGACATGCCGCGTGGCGGTTTGCTGGAGGTGTTGCGCTTGCCCGCCTTGTTGCGCTTGAACTTTGGCGTGTTTGTGCTGCATGCGGTGCAGTTGGCGATGTGGATGGCCGTTCCCGCCATGCTGGTGCAGGCCGGCTTGGCGCGCGATCATCACTGGTGGGTGTACTTGCCGGCGGTGCTGGGCTCCTTTGTTGTCATGGGGGGGTCGCTGTTCCAGCTTGAAAGGCGCGGTTACCTGCGGGCGGTGTTTCTGATCTCGATTGGGCTGACGGCTGCGGTGCAACTGGGTTTGTTGCTGCTAGCGTCAAGCACGCCCAGCGTTGGGGTGATGGTGGCGCTGTTGTTTGTTTTTTTCTATGGCTTCAATGTGCTGGAGGCGAGTCAGCCGAGCATGGTTTCGCGGATGGCGCCAGCGCATGCCCGCGGTGCCGCCATGGGGGTTTACAACACCTTGCAGTCGCTGGGCCTGTTTGCCGGCGGCGTGATGGGCGGCTGGCTGGTCAAGCACGTTGGCGCACCAGGCTTGTTCGCGGTCTGCGCCGGGCTCATGCTGCTATGGTTGCTGGTGGCCTGGCCGATGTCAGCGCTGGCCGTGCAGGCGCCGGGGCTGGCGCCAAAGGCTGGATAA
- the ssb gene encoding single-stranded DNA-binding protein, which translates to MASVNKVILVGNLGRDPEIRYLPSGDPVANITIATSSKYKSKTGEMVEETEWHRVTFFGKLAEIVGQYLKKGRSVYVEGRIKTRKYTDKDGIEKYATDIIANEMQMLGGREGMGGPSDDDEGASGGYSRPAPASRPAASAPAARPAPAPAQAKPSSGFDDMDDDIPF; encoded by the coding sequence ATGGCATCCGTTAACAAAGTCATTCTCGTGGGCAACTTGGGGCGCGACCCTGAAATTCGTTACCTGCCCAGTGGCGATCCGGTGGCCAACATCACCATTGCGACCAGCAGCAAGTACAAGAGTAAAACCGGTGAGATGGTCGAGGAGACCGAGTGGCACCGTGTCACCTTTTTTGGCAAACTGGCCGAGATTGTGGGCCAGTACCTGAAAAAAGGCCGTTCCGTCTATGTGGAAGGCCGCATCAAGACGCGTAAGTACACCGACAAGGACGGCATCGAAAAATACGCCACCGACATCATTGCCAACGAGATGCAAATGCTGGGTGGTCGCGAAGGCATGGGCGGCCCATCTGACGACGATGAAGGCGCCAGCGGCGGCTATTCGCGTCCGGCACCGGCATCGCGTCCGGCGGCATCCGCCCCGGCTGCTCGCCCTGCCCCAGCCCCGGCGCAGGCCAAGCCGTCCAGTGGTTTTGATGACATGGATGACGATATTCCGTTCTAG
- a CDS encoding DUF2189 domain-containing protein, which translates to MSPPYVPPPPVGPQALMVSLGPLEPFRWLAAGLRDLVAHPGIGLFYGWCFWLMASTLAAVFRAKPEYTLSLVSGCLLVGPFLAMGLYEVSRRRERGQRPDFRTSLTCWALHIRSMGTLVLVLIVLELLWGRASLVVFAVFFNTGMPSNTGVINAVFNPDNWEFVLVYLAVGGAFAALVFSTAVVSIPMILDRDTDAITAAINSMRVVFANPGVMLLWGLLITTLVVVSLLPWALGLVVIGPLLGHASWHAYRGAICWQEAPVSPTPDASLKT; encoded by the coding sequence ATGAGTCCGCCCTACGTGCCACCGCCGCCCGTGGGTCCGCAGGCGCTGATGGTGTCGCTGGGGCCGCTGGAGCCGTTTCGCTGGCTGGCCGCCGGGTTACGCGACCTGGTAGCGCACCCGGGTATTGGCCTCTTTTATGGCTGGTGTTTCTGGCTGATGGCCAGCACGCTGGCGGCGGTGTTTCGTGCCAAGCCGGAATACACGCTATCGCTGGTTTCTGGTTGCCTGCTGGTGGGGCCATTTTTGGCCATGGGCCTGTACGAGGTGAGCCGCCGTCGCGAGCGGGGTCAGAGGCCCGATTTCAGAACGTCACTAACCTGCTGGGCATTGCATATCCGCAGCATGGGCACGCTGGTGCTGGTGCTCATCGTGCTGGAACTGCTTTGGGGTCGTGCCTCACTGGTGGTGTTTGCGGTGTTCTTCAATACGGGCATGCCGTCCAACACCGGGGTGATTAACGCGGTGTTCAACCCTGATAACTGGGAGTTTGTGCTGGTGTACCTGGCCGTTGGAGGGGCCTTTGCTGCCCTGGTTTTTTCCACCGCCGTGGTTTCCATCCCGATGATCCTGGACCGCGACACGGATGCCATCACGGCCGCCATCAACAGTATGCGCGTGGTGTTTGCCAACCCGGGTGTGATGCTGCTGTGGGGTTTACTGATCACGACTCTCGTTGTGGTGTCACTGCTGCCATGGGCCTTGGGACTGGTCGTGATCGGTCCATTGCTGGGGCATGCCAGCTGGCATGCCTACCGCGGTGCGATTTGCTGGCAAGAGGCACCGGTGTCGCCGACGCCAGACGCGAGTCTGAAAACCTGA
- a CDS encoding excinuclease ABC subunit UvrA: MNSPTDAALEPPPDGQYLARALQLQNISIRGARTHNLKNIDLDIPRNQLVVITGLSGSGKSSLAFDTLYAEGQRRYVESLSTYARQFLQLMDKPDVDLIEGLSPAISIEQKATSHNPRSTVGTVTEIHDYLRLLFARAGTPFCPEHDLPLQSQTVSQMVDAVLALPLDTRLMILAPLAREKKGEFLDVFADMQAQGYVRFRVNGQAFEFDELPALKKTEKHDIDVVIDRIKVRHPPAQQASAEADSDAAPDPTPDASRSAAQADFENLRQRLAESFEAALRLAGGRAIAVEIDSVSRNNDGGYRPIEHIFNAKFACPVCSYSIAELEPRLFSFNSPVGACPACDGLGANDFFDPARVVAFPSLSLAGGAIKGWDRRNAYYFAMLESLAAHYQFDIEQAFESLPPTVQHAVLFGSGEEDIKFSYVMDSGTQTGKKVSKKHPFEGIIPNMQRRYAETDSAVVREDLARYRSTQPCPQCGGSRLRREARHVKIGEGEQARAIFELSHLTLRESYQYFNTLSMHGAKGEIASKVVREIGLRLKFLNDVGLNYLSLDRSAESLSGGESQRIRLASQIGSGLTGVMYVLDEPSIGLHQRDNDRLIGTLKHLRDIGNSVLVVEHDEDMMRAADHIIDMGPGAGLHGGRVMAQGTFEQVRANTESLTGQYLAHTLRIAVPRQRTPWLPTVQARAAADKPKAHRFAPSPAALRRAEREALHLATQGKLQSLRVIGASGHNLQGVDVEFPVGLFTCVTGVSGSGKSTLVNDTLYAAVARTLYRAHEEPAGHEAIEGIEHFDKVISVDQSPIGRTPRSNPATYTGLFTPIRELMAEVPMARERGYGPGRFSFNVSQSSGGGRCEACQGDGMVKVEMHFLPDVYVPCDVCVGHRYNRETLEVLYKGKNIAQILDLTVEVAHEFFKAVPTIARKLRTLLDVGLSYIRLGQSATTLSGGEAQRVKLALELSKRDTGRTLYILDEPTTGLHFADIDLLLKVLHQLRDAGNTIVVIEHNLDVIKTADWLIDMGPEGGAGGGQVVGIGTPEDLAANPASHTGHYLKRLL, encoded by the coding sequence TTGAACTCACCCACCGACGCCGCCCTCGAACCCCCTCCAGACGGCCAGTACCTGGCCCGGGCCTTGCAGTTACAGAACATCAGCATTCGCGGCGCGCGCACGCACAACCTGAAGAATATTGATCTGGACATCCCGCGCAACCAGCTGGTGGTGATCACCGGCTTGAGTGGCTCTGGCAAGTCCAGCCTGGCGTTTGACACCTTGTACGCCGAAGGCCAACGCCGCTATGTCGAGAGCCTGTCCACCTACGCGCGCCAGTTTTTGCAGCTCATGGACAAGCCCGATGTGGACCTGATCGAGGGCCTCTCGCCGGCGATCTCGATCGAGCAGAAGGCCACCTCGCACAACCCGCGCTCCACCGTCGGCACGGTGACCGAGATTCACGACTACCTGCGCCTGCTGTTTGCCCGCGCCGGCACGCCGTTTTGCCCGGAACACGATTTGCCGCTGCAGTCCCAGACCGTGAGCCAGATGGTGGACGCCGTGCTGGCGCTCCCCCTGGATACCCGGCTGATGATTCTGGCGCCCTTGGCACGCGAAAAAAAAGGCGAGTTCCTGGACGTGTTTGCCGATATGCAGGCGCAGGGCTATGTGCGCTTTCGGGTCAACGGCCAGGCGTTTGAGTTTGACGAGCTGCCAGCCCTCAAAAAGACCGAGAAGCACGACATCGACGTGGTGATTGACCGCATCAAGGTGCGCCACCCCCCAGCCCAACAGGCAAGCGCCGAGGCAGACTCCGACGCAGCACCCGACCCGACGCCGGACGCCAGCCGCAGCGCCGCCCAGGCCGACTTTGAAAATCTGCGCCAGCGCCTGGCCGAGAGCTTCGAGGCCGCCTTGCGGCTCGCCGGCGGGCGCGCCATTGCTGTAGAAATTGATAGCGTATCGCGCAACAACGACGGGGGCTACAGGCCAATTGAGCATATATTTAATGCCAAATTCGCGTGCCCCGTCTGCAGCTACTCGATTGCCGAACTGGAGCCACGGCTGTTTTCCTTCAACTCCCCAGTCGGGGCATGTCCGGCCTGTGACGGTCTGGGCGCGAATGATTTTTTTGACCCGGCACGGGTGGTGGCATTCCCCTCCCTGAGCCTGGCGGGCGGCGCCATCAAGGGCTGGGACCGGCGCAACGCCTACTACTTTGCCATGCTGGAGAGCCTGGCGGCGCATTACCAGTTTGACATTGAACAAGCCTTTGAATCGCTGCCGCCAACGGTGCAGCACGCCGTGCTGTTTGGCTCGGGCGAGGAAGACATCAAGTTCAGCTACGTGATGGACTCCGGCACTCAAACGGGCAAGAAGGTGAGCAAGAAACATCCGTTCGAAGGCATCATCCCCAACATGCAGCGGCGCTATGCCGAGACCGATTCCGCCGTGGTGCGCGAAGACCTGGCGCGCTACCGCAGCACCCAGCCGTGCCCGCAATGCGGCGGCTCCCGGCTCAGGCGCGAAGCGCGCCACGTCAAGATTGGCGAAGGGGAGCAAGCGCGCGCTATTTTTGAACTCAGTCACCTGACGCTGCGCGAGAGTTATCAGTATTTCAACACTTTGAGCATGCATGGCGCCAAGGGCGAAATCGCCAGCAAGGTGGTGCGTGAAATCGGCCTGCGGCTGAAATTTCTCAATGACGTCGGGCTGAACTACCTCAGCCTGGACCGCAGCGCCGAATCTTTAAGCGGCGGCGAGTCGCAACGCATCCGCCTGGCCAGCCAGATCGGCTCCGGTCTGACCGGTGTCATGTACGTGCTCGACGAGCCCAGCATTGGCTTGCATCAGCGCGACAACGACCGACTGATTGGCACCCTGAAACACCTGCGCGACATCGGCAACAGCGTGCTGGTGGTCGAGCACGATGAAGACATGATGCGCGCCGCTGACCACATCATCGACATGGGGCCGGGCGCAGGCCTGCACGGCGGTCGCGTGATGGCGCAGGGCACGTTTGAGCAGGTCAGGGCCAACACCGAGTCGCTCACCGGCCAATACCTGGCGCACACGCTGCGGATTGCGGTGCCGCGCCAACGCACGCCCTGGCTGCCCACGGTGCAGGCGCGGGCAGCCGCCGACAAGCCCAAAGCGCACCGCTTCGCGCCGAGTCCGGCGGCGCTGCGCCGCGCCGAGCGCGAAGCCCTGCATCTGGCGACCCAAGGCAAGCTGCAGTCCTTGCGCGTGATCGGCGCCAGCGGCCACAACCTCCAGGGCGTTGATGTTGAATTTCCGGTCGGCCTGTTCACCTGTGTCACCGGCGTCTCGGGCTCGGGCAAATCAACCCTGGTCAACGACACGCTGTACGCCGCCGTGGCGCGCACGCTGTACCGGGCGCACGAGGAACCGGCCGGGCATGAGGCGATTGAAGGCATTGAGCACTTTGACAAGGTGATCAGTGTCGACCAGTCCCCGATCGGGCGCACGCCCCGCTCCAACCCGGCCACCTACACCGGCCTGTTCACGCCCATTCGCGAGTTGATGGCCGAGGTGCCGATGGCGCGCGAGCGCGGCTACGGACCGGGGCGTTTCAGCTTCAACGTGAGCCAGTCCAGCGGTGGTGGGCGCTGCGAGGCCTGCCAGGGCGACGGCATGGTGAAAGTTGAAATGCACTTTTTGCCTGACGTTTATGTGCCCTGTGACGTCTGTGTGGGCCACCGCTACAACCGCGAAACGCTAGAGGTGCTTTACAAGGGCAAAAACATCGCGCAAATTCTGGATCTCACGGTCGAAGTGGCGCATGAGTTTTTCAAGGCGGTGCCGACCATTGCGCGCAAACTGCGCACGCTGCTGGACGTGGGCCTGTCCTACATTCGCCTGGGGCAATCGGCCACCACGCTGTCTGGCGGCGAGGCGCAGCGCGTCAAGCTGGCGCTCGAACTCAGCAAACGCGACACCGGGCGCACGCTCTACATCCTGGACGAACCCACGACGGGATTGCACTTTGCCGACATCGACCTGCTGCTCAAGGTCTTGCACCAGCTGCGCGATGCGGGCAACACCATCGTGGTGATTGAACACAACCTGGATGTCATCAAGACCGCTGACTGGCTGATTGACATGGGCCCCGAGGGCGGCGCTGGCGGCGGGCAGGTGGTGGGCATCGGCACGCCCGAAGACCTGGCGGCCAACCCGGCCAGCCACACCGGGCACTATTTGAAGCGGCTGTTGTGA
- a CDS encoding AMP-binding protein: MDKIWLKNYPPGIAAEVDVHEFASLRDVLRRSCERFAELPAYSNMGASMTYAELDQHSRDFAAYLQNTLGLNKGERVAVMMPNLLQYPVALFGVLRAGLVVVNVNPQYTVPELEHQLKDSGAVAIVVLENFAHTLQEVLNRNPALKLNVLSTEVGDMFPVLKEVLTNVVVKYVKKMVPEWHIDGVIEFNAALRAGRDLTLRHVPLGHDDIAFLQYTGGTTGVAKGAVLTHGNLTANLQQLGAWIAHDLLDGRELFVCPLPLYHVFALSSSLVFMKIGAHSILITNPRDLPAFIHDLKKYPFTAIVGVNTLYRALLDTPEFAEVDTRSLKVVIAGGMAVQRVVAERWKKATGKPIIEAYGLTETSPGVTANPLNIVDWTGTIGMPFPSTEAAVLDDDGRELALGEVGEIGIRGPQVMTGYWNRPDETAKVFTAEGWLRTGDMGFMDERGYFKITDRKKDMIIVSGFKVFPNQIEDAVALHPGVAEVAAIGAPDERSGEVVKIIVVRSDPALTEQDLLAHCRQHLTDYKVPKIIEFRTEPLPKTNLGKILRRQLRALPELPVPTPP; the protein is encoded by the coding sequence ATGGACAAAATCTGGTTAAAGAATTACCCGCCCGGGATAGCGGCTGAGGTGGATGTGCATGAGTTCGCCTCGCTGCGGGATGTGCTGCGGCGCAGTTGCGAGCGCTTTGCCGAACTGCCGGCATACAGCAACATGGGTGCGTCAATGACCTATGCCGAACTCGATCAGCACAGCCGCGACTTTGCCGCCTACCTGCAAAACACGCTGGGTCTCAACAAGGGGGAGCGGGTCGCGGTCATGATGCCCAACCTGTTGCAGTATCCGGTGGCACTGTTTGGCGTGCTGCGCGCCGGGCTGGTGGTGGTGAACGTGAACCCGCAGTACACCGTGCCCGAACTGGAGCACCAGCTCAAGGATTCCGGCGCGGTCGCCATCGTGGTGCTGGAAAACTTTGCCCATACCTTGCAGGAAGTGCTGAACAGGAACCCGGCGCTGAAGCTCAACGTCCTGAGCACCGAAGTTGGCGACATGTTCCCGGTCCTCAAGGAAGTGCTCACCAACGTGGTGGTCAAGTATGTGAAAAAAATGGTGCCCGAGTGGCATATTGACGGTGTCATCGAATTCAATGCCGCCCTGCGCGCGGGCCGTGACTTGACCCTGCGCCATGTGCCCCTGGGCCATGACGACATCGCTTTTCTACAGTACACCGGCGGCACCACCGGCGTCGCCAAGGGCGCTGTGTTGACACACGGCAACCTGACGGCGAACCTGCAGCAGCTGGGCGCATGGATTGCGCATGACCTGCTCGACGGTCGGGAGCTGTTCGTCTGTCCGTTGCCGCTGTACCACGTCTTCGCCCTGAGTTCGAGCCTGGTGTTCATGAAGATCGGCGCGCACAGCATCCTGATCACCAACCCGCGGGACCTGCCCGCGTTCATCCATGATCTCAAGAAATACCCTTTCACGGCCATCGTCGGCGTGAATACGCTGTACCGGGCGCTGCTCGATACGCCTGAATTTGCCGAGGTGGACACCCGCAGCCTCAAGGTTGTCATTGCCGGCGGCATGGCGGTGCAACGTGTGGTGGCCGAACGCTGGAAGAAGGCCACGGGCAAGCCCATCATTGAAGCCTACGGTCTGACAGAAACCTCGCCCGGCGTGACGGCCAATCCGCTCAACATCGTCGACTGGACGGGCACCATCGGCATGCCATTTCCGTCGACCGAGGCCGCCGTGCTGGACGACGACGGACGCGAGTTGGCGCTCGGCGAGGTGGGCGAAATCGGCATCCGCGGCCCGCAGGTGATGACGGGCTACTGGAACCGCCCTGACGAGACCGCCAAGGTGTTCACCGCGGAGGGCTGGCTGCGCACCGGCGACATGGGCTTCATGGACGAGCGCGGCTACTTCAAGATCACCGACCGAAAGAAGGACATGATCATCGTGTCCGGCTTCAAGGTGTTTCCGAACCAGATTGAGGACGCCGTGGCGCTGCATCCGGGCGTGGCCGAGGTGGCAGCCATTGGCGCGCCCGACGAGAGATCCGGCGAGGTGGTCAAGATCATTGTGGTCAGGAGCGATCCGGCCCTGACCGAGCAAGACCTGCTGGCCCATTGCCGCCAGCACCTGACCGACTACAAGGTGCCCAAGATCATCGAGTTCCGCACCGAGCCGCTGCCCAAGACCAACCTGGGCAAGATTTTGCGGCGGCAGTTGCGCGCACTGCCTGAGTTGCCAGTGCCGACGCCCCCCTGA